A region of Spiroplasma endosymbiont of Crioceris asparagi DNA encodes the following proteins:
- a CDS encoding Fic family protein encodes MKKNLTSKIFANFWLDNAYNSSHIEGNKLTANTVDLLLLASENNINDIQLNIEPNRQGFDRSDNVQKELYKNEIIGFKEVIHSFIDNLKSDQTDLQKLAKDFHYFLMGAVFQDNNKSNLAGNFKTSDSIIILKSANEKILTSNASDVENDLDFLFTNYKNKMAKATNLKQKLLALAYMHIGFESIHPFIDGNGRTGRLLLAYEAMRNNLPPFHISNEGKYEYFLALEECTVNPNTTNFNQRTDLSDDKLEKMVFVFSNNLQNQLGRIANWDDYKMFQLTPDRIKRIDEFIEELNKTLASDHITLEYLLEDFQINNFEILIKENGLIRNGYDIDKLDSFEMEM; translated from the coding sequence ATGAAGAAAAATTTAACTTCAAAAATTTTTGCTAATTTTTGATTGGATAATGCTTATAATTCATCGCATATTGAAGGAAATAAATTAACTGCAAATACAGTTGATTTATTGTTATTAGCAAGTGAAAACAACATTAATGATATTCAATTAAACATTGAACCAAATAGACAAGGGTTTGATAGAAGTGATAATGTTCAAAAAGAGTTATATAAAAATGAAATTATCGGTTTTAAAGAAGTTATACATTCATTTATTGATAATTTAAAATCTGATCAAACAGATTTGCAAAAACTTGCTAAAGATTTTCATTATTTTTTAATGGGTGCTGTTTTTCAAGATAACAATAAATCAAATTTAGCAGGAAATTTTAAAACATCTGATTCAATCATTATTTTAAAATCTGCCAATGAAAAAATTTTAACTTCTAATGCTAGTGATGTAGAAAATGATTTAGACTTTTTATTTACTAACTATAAAAATAAAATGGCAAAAGCAACTAACTTAAAACAAAAATTATTAGCTTTAGCTTATATGCATATTGGTTTTGAATCAATTCATCCGTTTATTGATGGAAATGGAAGAACAGGAAGATTATTGTTAGCATACGAAGCAATGAGAAATAACTTACCACCATTTCATATTTCTAATGAAGGAAAATACGAATATTTTTTAGCACTAGAAGAATGTACTGTTAATCCAAATACAACTAACTTTAATCAAAGAACAGATTTATCTGATGATAAATTAGAAAAAATGGTTTTTGTTTTCAGTAATAATTTACAAAATCAATTAGGAAGAATTGCTAATTGAGATGATTATAAAATGTTTCAACTAACTCCAGATAGGATTAAAAGAATTGATGAATTTATTGAAGAATTAAATAAAACTCTTGCATCTGATCATATAACTTTAGAATATTTATTAGAAGACTTTCAAATTAACAATTTTGAAATTTTAATAAAAGAAAATGGATTAATTAGAAATGGATATGATATAGACAAATTAGACAGTTTTGAAATGGAGATGTAA
- a CDS encoding MurR/RpiR family transcriptional regulator, whose amino-acid sequence MIKKYDLINKIHVISVDKNHKHNYIANKILNDKKVNEFNNIEAMAKYLNTSPSTLSRFAKEIGLDSYKNIHLLVEEIWDEKTSQLDINLTNDPTSVTTIANLYYETIAMTEKILNGSFKDVENICFSILNAKKIVFFAVGGTYLICLDLSNKLNRLGFNTIALNDFNNVYYHLKNLEKNDILFLISYSGKTAEVIKTAKECKNSQQAKIIAITNKKPNLLTDLADINLKVESLDPLIRNSSIFSRISIFLASDVIYNYLLEIDNNYFKSKLETTKIIK is encoded by the coding sequence ATGATTAAGAAATACGATTTAATAAACAAAATTCATGTAATTAGTGTTGATAAAAACCATAAGCACAATTACATTGCTAACAAAATTTTAAATGATAAAAAAGTTAATGAATTTAATAACATTGAAGCAATGGCAAAATATTTAAATACTTCGCCTTCAACTTTATCTCGATTTGCTAAAGAAATTGGGTTAGATAGTTATAAAAATATTCATCTTTTAGTAGAAGAAATTTGAGATGAAAAAACTTCGCAATTAGATATTAACTTAACAAATGACCCCACTAGCGTTACTACAATTGCAAATTTATATTATGAAACAATTGCAATGACAGAAAAAATTTTAAATGGCTCATTTAAAGATGTAGAAAATATTTGTTTTAGTATTTTAAATGCTAAAAAAATTGTTTTTTTTGCTGTTGGCGGGACTTATTTAATTTGCTTAGATTTATCTAACAAATTAAACCGTTTAGGGTTTAATACGATTGCTTTAAATGACTTTAATAACGTTTATTATCATCTAAAGAATTTAGAAAAAAATGACATTTTGTTTTTAATTTCTTATTCAGGCAAAACTGCTGAAGTAATTAAAACAGCAAAAGAATGTAAAAATAGTCAGCAAGCTAAAATAATTGCTATTACAAATAAAAAACCAAATCTTTTAACAGACTTAGCAGACATCAATTTAAAAGTAGAAAGTTTAGATCCTTTAATTAGAAACTCATCAATTTTTTCACGAATTTCTATTTTTTTAGCAAGTGATGTTATTTATAATTATTTACTGGAAATTGATAATAATTATTTTAAATCTAAATTAGAAACTACAAAGATTATTAAGTAA
- the murQ gene encoding N-acetylmuramic acid 6-phosphate etherase, with protein MKKIDLKKIDTEQQNKNSRHLEEKSTLEILNIINQEDEIITKAIKEKLPKITSIIDEIVLKLEKGGRLFYVGAGTSGRLGVLDASEILPTFGVSDQIIGLIAGGDHALRFPIEGAEDDENIFIKELQKYNFNEKDCVIAIGASGRTPCCLGTLKYAHKIGAYSASLCMSQQNEFEKYTSNNITILVGPEVVMGSTRLKSGTATKMVLNMISTTLMIKLGKVYDNYMINLQLTNQKLINRATMILNSLFDLSFDEAMIILKKHHNNLNKAIEELKN; from the coding sequence ATGAAAAAAATTGATTTAAAAAAAATTGATACTGAACAACAAAATAAAAATAGTCGTCACTTAGAAGAAAAATCGACATTAGAAATTTTAAATATAATTAATCAAGAAGATGAAATTATTACTAAAGCAATTAAAGAAAAATTGCCTAAAATTACTTCAATAATTGATGAAATTGTTTTGAAACTTGAAAAAGGTGGAAGATTATTTTATGTTGGGGCAGGAACTAGTGGCCGCTTAGGAGTTTTAGATGCTAGCGAAATCTTACCAACATTTGGAGTAAGTGATCAAATTATTGGTTTAATTGCAGGTGGTGATCATGCACTTCGTTTTCCAATTGAAGGTGCTGAAGATGATGAAAATATTTTCATTAAAGAATTGCAAAAATATAATTTTAATGAAAAAGATTGTGTCATTGCAATTGGAGCAAGTGGTCGAACTCCATGTTGTTTAGGAACTTTAAAATACGCTCATAAAATTGGTGCTTATAGTGCAAGTTTATGTATGAGTCAACAAAATGAGTTTGAAAAATATACCAGCAATAACATTACAATATTAGTGGGACCTGAAGTTGTTATGGGATCAACTAGATTAAAGTCAGGAACAGCTACTAAAATGGTGTTAAATATGATTTCTACAACATTGATGATTAAACTTGGTAAAGTTTATGATAACTATATGATTAATCTACAACTAACAAATCAAAAATTAATTAATCGAGCAACAATGATTTTAAACTCCCTATTTGATTTATCTTTTGATGAAGCAATGATTATTTTAAAAAAACATCATAATAATTTAAATAAAGCAATTGAAGAATTAAAAAACTAG
- a CDS encoding exonuclease domain-containing protein, whose translation MSKIVFLDFEVANKNPASICQIGMYVYDNGKKIKISQKIKPWPFKFDDHRSELHKITADVVANSPTFKNFWKQITKFFNGTYLICAHSAWHDMRYLQRAIWKFHIHGVKFNYICSQETIKLLLPKDIKLKMGLKSLAEGLNLEFKNHDGFEDAKMIYQIIKKLFYSVEVFEILCKRNNYNYKSF comes from the coding sequence ATGAGTAAAATAGTGTTTTTAGATTTTGAAGTAGCAAATAAAAATCCTGCTAGTATTTGTCAAATTGGAATGTATGTTTATGACAATGGTAAAAAAATAAAGATTTCTCAAAAAATTAAACCATGACCGTTTAAATTTGATGATCATAGAAGTGAACTTCATAAAATTACAGCAGACGTAGTTGCAAATTCCCCTACTTTTAAAAATTTTTGAAAACAAATAACAAAATTTTTTAATGGAACATATTTAATTTGTGCTCATAGCGCTTGGCATGATATGAGATATTTGCAACGCGCTATATGAAAATTTCATATTCATGGAGTAAAATTTAATTATATTTGTTCACAAGAGACAATTAAACTTTTATTACCAAAAGATATTAAACTTAAAATGGGATTAAAAAGTTTAGCAGAGGGCTTGAATTTAGAATTTAAAAATCATGATGGGTTTGAAGATGCTAAAATGATTTATCAAATTATTAAAAAATTATTTTATTCAGTGGAAGTTTTTGAAATCTTATGTAAACGTAATAATTATAATTACAAATCATTTTAA
- the rpmG gene encoding 50S ribosomal protein L33 has translation MREGVILRCTECKEENYIAKNDKKKAKIEVKKHCFKCNAHTSHKQKK, from the coding sequence ATGCGTGAAGGAGTTATTTTACGTTGTACAGAATGTAAAGAAGAAAATTACATTGCAAAAAACGATAAAAAGAAAGCAAAAATTGAAGTAAAAAAACATTGCTTTAAATGTAATGCACATACATCACATAAACAAAAAAAATAA
- the dcm gene encoding DNA (cytosine-5-)-methyltransferase, producing the protein MKQFNVIEFFSGIGAQKKALEILKENKILDYKIVGTSDWDVWANISYNLIHNKNDNNEISEEEIDDFLSKFTHSLDSKNPTNFLKIKQLDFKIKKLLYDAYKNSNNMGSIINIDGKKLPKCDILTYSFPCQDLSNAGKNLGMSKESNTRSGLLWEVERILEEANQENNLPRYLLLENVRNLVSSRHSKEYIEWLEKLKSLGYSTKTYLLNSFNYGSVQKRIRVFALSILDGDKINFVDDYFKNKKLISEENPKDISSNLKLKQSLEKIIDISYTKYLHEAKEAIPNDTPSRKKIYDKNPKIFSNNKEDIMGEKTKTKNGYYSRWVRTITTKQDRHPNAGVISIKKSKIDEGKNSYRFLTPRETFKIMGFSNNDFDKIKEKEIIRNDVLYRQAGNSIVVNVLVAIFNEILIAEKKFGELNE; encoded by the coding sequence ATGAAACAATTTAATGTAATAGAGTTTTTTTCGGGAATTGGTGCTCAAAAAAAAGCATTAGAAATTTTAAAAGAAAATAAAATTTTAGATTACAAAATAGTGGGAACTAGTGATTGGGATGTTTGAGCAAACATTTCTTATAATTTAATTCATAATAAAAATGACAACAATGAAATAAGTGAAGAAGAAATTGATGATTTTCTTTCTAAATTTACGCATTCATTAGATTCTAAAAATCCTACAAATTTTTTAAAAATTAAACAATTAGATTTTAAAATAAAAAAATTATTATATGACGCATATAAGAATTCAAACAATATGGGTTCTATAATTAATATTGATGGAAAAAAATTACCCAAATGTGACATTTTAACTTACTCATTTCCATGCCAAGATTTATCTAACGCTGGTAAAAACTTGGGTATGTCTAAAGAATCAAACACGAGATCAGGATTACTATGAGAAGTAGAAAGAATTTTGGAAGAAGCTAATCAAGAAAATAATTTACCAAGATATTTGCTATTGGAGAATGTTAGAAATTTAGTTTCAAGTAGACATTCAAAAGAGTATATAGAGTGATTAGAAAAATTAAAATCATTAGGTTATTCAACCAAAACCTATTTATTAAATAGCTTTAATTATGGTTCTGTTCAAAAAAGAATTAGAGTTTTTGCATTAAGTATTTTAGACGGTGATAAAATTAATTTTGTAGATGACTATTTTAAAAATAAAAAATTAATTTCAGAAGAAAATCCTAAAGATATTTCATCAAATTTAAAATTAAAACAATCTTTAGAAAAAATAATAGATATTAGTTACACGAAATATTTGCACGAAGCTAAAGAAGCAATTCCCAATGATACGCCTTCGAGAAAAAAAATATATGATAAAAATCCTAAAATTTTTTCAAATAATAAAGAAGATATTATGGGTGAAAAGACAAAAACTAAAAACGGTTACTATTCTAGATGAGTGAGAACAATAACAACAAAGCAGGATAGACATCCTAATGCCGGGGTAATTAGTATTAAAAAATCTAAAATTGATGAAGGGAAAAATAGCTATCGTTTTCTTACGCCAAGAGAAACATTTAAAATTATGGGATTTTCGAATAACGATTTTGATAAAATTAAAGAAAAAGAAATTATAAGAAATGATGTTTTGTATAGACAAGCAGGAAATTCAATTGTTGTAAATGTTTTAGTTGCAATATTTAATGAAATATTAATTGCAGAAAAAAAATTTGGTGAATTAAATGAATAA
- a CDS encoding DUF262 domain-containing HNH endonuclease family protein: MHMNKNWKEINEFLMTINGNEYLEELLKENNLDKTNHISVEARRLMEYLFKYILDSKGFRIEKNDPTLIKLINDLKQYYFDENNGIAWPKDVDFSIHHIRLVGNSYLHPDDFGALRIKKNDFNSNLQILKYIHFLIQFLIKNFFNSNFQIKEFDDEIYYENFNKTRHIFDVKKNEIKIENDSLKLKKLTISELILNENFLFFIPSYQRKYKWNETNCEELIKNIIAKYKTDDRQEYFGPMAITLETDNSDKKNVTLRMIDGQQRITTSIILFKVLYEIMLEKKCKNIPFDLSNIFKSKDLLEIKYKNATEDEIERQAIEIIINNNLSFGYKSYDLIRYASENSNAAKNYLFFYNYLNKKDFSEEDIIEIYEYFANQYVVSCIDFKKEPNEEMEIFENLNSKGTELTAFDMFKNFLFNIINKQDFIKNENKIVSKFKEYLSFEKMSQSINRKPQIKIIDDMEEEFLFYFCLYKSKNGDLKKDKKSILRVIKNDIFNKKENISFEEYKNLIEEIGKYAYIYFSFKIKAYKNDKNNFLYHFAKNLNNLEHKEVTQLFLFFLVDVYGKNKWFALKKQFSFTKTDYFKKCLFQLEKWYVSLIQVYGTGQSLTKPLIKLINFLSFYDFQNSSYLETLPKIIERWFNCEGKDSITIVDEAQNNYFQDSYSNLKTPSEEQFENSIKNGEIKDQNIALILLRRIEEKELEVNEQIYREKNSLEHIMPQKLNQKWLEELREFYPNKNDSWILDKHKEMNNYLGNYAFLDKNDNSKLKNREFSFKLKQIYSKSKCPLFTMDFVIPQNDEIKNILKLEKFDFEIIKARNSKMARIAANIYYE, translated from the coding sequence ATGCATATGAATAAAAATTGAAAAGAAATAAATGAATTTTTAATGACAATAAATGGGAATGAGTATTTAGAAGAATTATTAAAAGAAAATAATCTAGACAAAACTAATCACATTTCTGTTGAAGCTAGAAGATTAATGGAATATTTGTTTAAGTATATATTAGACTCAAAGGGTTTTAGAATCGAAAAAAACGATCCAACTTTAATTAAATTAATTAATGATTTAAAACAATATTATTTTGATGAAAACAATGGAATTGCATGACCAAAAGATGTTGATTTTTCCATTCATCACATTAGGCTAGTTGGTAATTCATATTTGCATCCGGATGATTTCGGAGCACTCCGTATTAAAAAGAATGATTTTAATTCTAATTTGCAAATTTTAAAATACATTCATTTTTTAATTCAATTTTTAATTAAAAATTTTTTTAATTCAAATTTTCAAATAAAAGAATTTGATGACGAAATATATTACGAAAATTTTAATAAAACAAGACACATTTTTGATGTTAAAAAAAATGAAATTAAAATTGAAAATGATTCATTAAAGTTAAAAAAACTTACAATTTCAGAATTAATATTAAATGAAAATTTTTTATTTTTTATTCCATCTTACCAAAGAAAATATAAATGAAATGAAACAAATTGCGAAGAGCTAATTAAAAATATTATTGCAAAATATAAAACTGACGATAGACAAGAATATTTTGGACCCATGGCAATAACATTAGAAACCGATAATAGTGATAAGAAAAATGTAACTTTAAGAATGATAGATGGTCAACAAAGAATTACTACTTCAATAATTTTGTTTAAAGTTTTATATGAAATTATGCTTGAAAAAAAATGCAAAAACATACCTTTTGATTTGTCTAATATTTTTAAAAGTAAAGATTTATTGGAAATTAAATATAAAAATGCAACCGAAGATGAAATTGAAAGACAAGCTATTGAAATAATAATAAATAATAACTTGTCGTTTGGATACAAAAGTTATGATTTAATTCGTTATGCTAGTGAAAATTCAAATGCAGCAAAAAATTATTTATTTTTTTATAACTATTTAAATAAAAAAGATTTTAGCGAAGAAGATATTATAGAAATATATGAATATTTTGCAAATCAATATGTTGTTTCATGTATAGATTTTAAAAAAGAACCTAATGAAGAAATGGAAATATTTGAAAATTTAAATTCAAAAGGAACAGAATTAACTGCTTTTGATATGTTTAAAAACTTTTTATTTAATATTATTAATAAACAAGATTTTATTAAAAATGAAAATAAAATAGTTTCAAAATTTAAAGAATATTTATCATTTGAAAAAATGAGTCAATCAATAAATAGAAAACCGCAAATAAAAATAATAGATGATATGGAAGAAGAATTTTTGTTTTATTTTTGTTTGTATAAATCAAAAAATGGCGATTTAAAAAAAGATAAAAAGAGTATTCTAAGAGTTATTAAGAATGATATTTTTAATAAAAAAGAAAATATATCGTTTGAAGAATATAAAAACCTTATTGAAGAAATAGGGAAATATGCATATATTTATTTTTCTTTTAAAATTAAAGCTTATAAAAATGATAAAAATAATTTTTTATATCATTTTGCAAAAAATTTAAATAATCTAGAACATAAAGAAGTAACACAATTATTTTTATTTTTCTTAGTTGATGTATATGGAAAAAATAAATGATTTGCGTTAAAAAAACAATTTAGTTTTACAAAAACTGATTATTTTAAAAAATGTTTATTTCAATTAGAAAAATGATACGTTTCATTAATACAAGTTTATGGTACAGGTCAATCACTAACGAAACCGCTAATCAAATTAATTAATTTTTTAAGTTTTTACGATTTTCAAAATAGTTCTTATTTAGAAACATTACCAAAAATTATAGAAAGATGATTTAATTGTGAAGGAAAAGATTCAATAACAATTGTAGATGAAGCTCAAAATAACTATTTTCAAGATTCTTATTCTAATTTAAAAACACCTTCAGAAGAACAATTTGAAAATTCTATAAAGAATGGTGAAATTAAAGATCAAAACATTGCTTTAATATTATTAAGAAGAATAGAAGAAAAAGAATTAGAAGTAAATGAACAAATTTATAGAGAAAAAAATTCTTTAGAACATATAATGCCTCAAAAACTAAATCAAAAGTGATTAGAAGAATTAAGGGAATTTTATCCAAATAAAAATGACTCATGAATATTAGATAAACATAAAGAAATGAATAATTATTTAGGAAATTATGCTTTTTTAGATAAAAATGACAATTCAAAACTTAAAAATAGAGAATTTAGCTTTAAGTTAAAACAAATTTATAGTAAGTCTAAATGTCCATTATTTACAATGGATTTTGTAATTCCTCAAAATGACGAAATAAAAAATATTTTAAAATTAGAAAAATTTGATTTTGAAATTATTAAAGCTAGAAACTCTAAAATGGCTCGTATTGCTGCAAATATTTATTATGAATAA
- a CDS encoding MupG family TIM beta-alpha barrel fold protein has protein sequence MKKGISIYPIEDNLDKYINYIKDAKVNNFDYIFMSLHIPEANQKYFENFEKILQFCFTNNMKVIVDIAKEYFEKFNFKTMNLYGIRLDYGFTISDIKKIAKNNQFKIYLNASTINVEDIQSLLKAKLEMGVFHNFYPKPYSGLSYDDFKKKNEFFKSHNLEILSFACSKFEPRFPLFQGLVTIEAHRNKNSLIQFQELWKLNSDIVCFGDTQASIKEMQLINSSLKNINEDVFIPIKIDHKLTDEERKILFARHKIRPDKSEFLIRSETSRTNFNNLEIKENNVIQDIQDFDLTIDNKNYPRYKNELQIWLKPYLQNNNWTNLICNLKEAQFLLTNTSYKYINFLEIKD, from the coding sequence ATGAAAAAAGGCATTTCAATTTATCCAATTGAAGATAATCTTGATAAATATATTAATTACATTAAAGATGCAAAAGTAAATAATTTTGACTATATATTTATGTCATTACATATTCCTGAAGCAAATCAAAAATATTTTGAAAACTTTGAAAAGATTTTGCAATTTTGTTTTACCAACAATATGAAAGTAATTGTTGATATTGCTAAAGAATATTTTGAAAAATTTAATTTTAAAACAATGAATTTGTATGGCATTAGATTAGATTATGGGTTTACAATTTCAGACATTAAAAAAATTGCAAAAAATAATCAATTTAAAATTTATTTAAATGCAAGCACTATTAATGTTGAAGATATTCAAAGCCTTTTGAAAGCAAAACTAGAAATGGGAGTTTTTCACAACTTTTATCCAAAACCCTATTCAGGACTATCATATGATGATTTTAAAAAAAAGAATGAGTTTTTTAAAAGTCATAATCTTGAGATATTATCATTTGCTTGTTCTAAATTTGAACCGCGTTTTCCCTTATTTCAAGGACTAGTTACCATTGAAGCTCATCGAAATAAAAATTCTTTAATTCAATTTCAAGAATTATGAAAACTAAATTCTGATATTGTTTGTTTTGGCGATACCCAAGCATCAATTAAAGAAATGCAATTAATTAATTCATCATTAAAAAATATAAATGAAGATGTTTTTATTCCAATTAAAATTGATCATAAATTAACAGATGAAGAAAGAAAAATATTATTTGCTAGACATAAAATTAGACCAGATAAAAGTGAATTTTTAATAAGAAGTGAAACATCTAGAACAAACTTTAACAACCTTGAAATTAAAGAAAATAATGTAATACAAGATATTCAAGATTTTGATTTAACAATTGATAATAAAAATTATCCTAGATATAAAAATGAACTTCAAATTTGATTGAAGCCCTATTTACAAAACAATAATTGAACTAACTTAATATGTAATTTAAAAGAAGCTCAATTTTTATTAACAAACACAAGTTATAAATATATAAACTTTTTAGAAATAAAGGATTAA
- a CDS encoding PTS transporter subunit EIIC has product MKNNKVEITEAILKEINYQSIVSWTHCMTRLRLKVNNSDAINDENIRNINGVLGLIKNSDSYQIILGPGKVNEVYDEFVKQINQLKVAETEKTFNNNEASLDQIAFDTKVRYRQKGKNNKIKNSVMNFLGNISQIFSPVLPAFIGAGLLQAMGTIILTSFNNNPSVAGSQWITLLTSFFAITLQILTTIIGWKTAEIYGGSPILGALIGAMYGPFAGNIMGNLYKGDLTIGGNGGTFLGINVHNIGGNWFTVGIFSKSSDMKTWVSNGLHGSLFGALIGAIIAAKLEKQYNRFIPNQLKIFLVPLMVLISMLAIQIILLIPTSGYLFSGLEAIFENVTKNSWVLLVCGTLLAGIWLIAVVFGIHQGATPIYVMLIQTQGINVLFPILAMAGASQVGSALALYVRAQKGSNLRKQIASTIVPGFLGIGEPIIYGVTLPRVKPFITSCIGACVGGLFFGILAIMNINVGCTALGPSGLMAIPLMSATGVVPQWTGYLFYLMGLVLTYGAGFVITYLFGWKGVNLK; this is encoded by the coding sequence TTGAAAAATAATAAAGTAGAAATAACTGAAGCAATCTTGAAAGAGATCAATTATCAATCAATTGTTAGTTGAACTCATTGTATGACGCGTTTAAGATTAAAGGTTAATAATTCTGATGCAATTAATGATGAAAATATTCGAAACATTAACGGCGTTCTTGGATTAATAAAAAATTCAGATAGTTATCAAATAATTTTAGGACCTGGTAAAGTTAATGAGGTTTATGATGAATTTGTAAAACAAATTAACCAACTAAAGGTTGCGGAAACTGAAAAAACATTTAATAACAATGAAGCTTCTTTAGATCAAATAGCATTTGATACAAAAGTAAGATATCGTCAAAAAGGTAAAAATAATAAAATAAAAAATTCAGTTATGAATTTTTTAGGAAATATTTCCCAAATATTTTCTCCCGTTTTACCAGCTTTTATTGGAGCTGGTCTATTGCAAGCAATGGGAACAATTATCTTAACTTCATTTAACAACAACCCTTCTGTAGCTGGTTCACAGTGAATAACATTATTAACTTCATTTTTTGCAATTACGTTGCAAATATTAACAACTATTATTGGTTGAAAAACTGCAGAAATTTATGGAGGTTCTCCAATATTGGGAGCTTTAATTGGAGCAATGTATGGTCCATTTGCTGGTAATATAATGGGTAACCTTTATAAAGGTGATTTAACAATTGGTGGTAATGGCGGAACATTCTTGGGAATAAATGTTCACAACATTGGTGGTAATTGATTTACAGTAGGAATTTTTTCTAAATCATCTGATATGAAAACTTGAGTATCTAATGGTTTACATGGTTCATTATTTGGAGCTTTAATTGGAGCAATTATTGCTGCTAAATTAGAAAAACAATATAATAGATTTATTCCTAATCAACTAAAAATATTTTTAGTACCGTTAATGGTATTGATATCAATGTTAGCAATTCAAATAATATTATTAATTCCGACATCTGGTTATTTATTTAGTGGTTTAGAAGCAATTTTCGAAAATGTTACTAAGAATTCTTGAGTGTTATTAGTTTGTGGAACATTACTAGCAGGAATTTGACTAATTGCCGTTGTATTTGGAATTCATCAAGGAGCAACCCCTATTTATGTAATGCTAATTCAGACTCAAGGAATTAATGTATTATTCCCTATCTTAGCAATGGCTGGCGCAAGTCAGGTTGGTTCTGCACTAGCATTATATGTAAGAGCACAAAAAGGAAGTAACTTAAGAAAACAAATTGCTTCTACAATTGTTCCTGGATTCTTAGGAATTGGAGAACCAATAATTTATGGGGTGACTTTGCCAAGAGTAAAACCTTTTATAACATCTTGTATAGGTGCTTGTGTTGGTGGTTTATTCTTTGGGATCTTAGCAATAATGAATATTAATGTGGGATGTACTGCTCTAGGTCCTAGTGGATTAATGGCAATTCCATTAATGTCTGCAACTGGAGTTGTTCCCCAATGAACTGGATATTTGTTTTATTTAATGGGTTTAGTCTTAACATATGGTGCAGGATTTGTAATAACTTATCTATTTGGATGAAAAGGAGTTAATTTAAAATAA